A single Lactuca sativa cultivar Salinas chromosome 8, Lsat_Salinas_v11, whole genome shotgun sequence DNA region contains:
- the LOC128127855 gene encoding uncharacterized protein LOC128127855: MSEPSQLMTENTRSDLYVALPVLSRGKKWVLLYSTWRHGISLSTLYRRSNLCPGLSLLVVGDRKGAVFGGLVEAPLKPSTKKRYQGSNDTFVFTNTPGRPVIYRPTGTAFS, from the exons ATGTCAGAACCTTCACAACTTATGACAGAAAATACACGTTCTGATCTTTATGTTGCACTCCCTGTTCTCAGTCGAGGAAAGAAATGGGTCTTACTATACAG TACATGGAGGCATGGCATATCTCTTTCAACCTTATATAGAAGAAGCAATCTTTGCCCTGGGTTAAGTCTACTG GTTGTTGGAGATCGTAAAGGTGCAGTGTTTGGTGGTTTAGTTGAGGCACCTTTGAAACCATCAACAAAGAAAAGATACCAG GGATCGAATGATACATTTGTGTTTACAAATACACCAGGGCGTCCTGTTATATATCGCCCCACAGGTACTGCATTTTCttga